A DNA window from Fervidobacterium sp. contains the following coding sequences:
- a CDS encoding ABC transporter substrate-binding protein, which translates to MKRVLFVMLVVTLMSTVLFASVVYERKETLYAGGGMWAPPSNWNPITPWNAVTGTVGLIYETLYGYDPLKDELIPWLAESGRWTSKNTFEIKLRRGVTWHDGTPFTSKDVKFTYELAKQIPEISYSPIWTWLAKIDTPDDYTVIFTFSSPRYHEWNYNIYQTPIIPQHIWSKKSKEDILSGANEKAIGTGAYLFETYSDDRMIYLRNENWWGNKVFGQPKPKRIVYLRVLSNNVALGMIMKGELDISNFFLPGVPTLKKTYSDIHTWFEKEPYMLSDNVAYLFINTTKKPLNDPNLRRAIAFAIDPSVIARTVFEGQVVPSNPVGFLPIKGWMKYYPENAAKQFGFKYDPKTARDLLDKAGYKDVNKDGYREAPDGSRFKVEIIVPFGWTDWMESIKLIASQLRQVGINAEAKFPDYSKYWEDLTTGKFDMAINNFNSQMTVSPWTMYNWVFNSNISSEMYNGNFGRYVNQKLFELITQLNSTPMDDVSGCKRIVEQIAEIHLKEMPAIPLWYNGMWFQASTQVWKGWPSEKMPYAYPVTWGGRWQTGGVLMLIGLKQ; encoded by the coding sequence ATGAAAAGGGTATTATTTGTGATGCTTGTAGTGACCCTTATGTCAACGGTCTTGTTTGCCAGTGTTGTATACGAAAGAAAAGAAACATTGTATGCCGGTGGCGGTATGTGGGCACCTCCTTCAAACTGGAACCCGATAACACCATGGAATGCAGTAACTGGAACAGTAGGTTTGATATACGAAACGTTGTATGGATATGACCCGTTAAAAGACGAATTAATTCCCTGGCTTGCTGAAAGTGGTAGATGGACATCAAAAAACACTTTTGAAATCAAATTAAGAAGAGGAGTAACGTGGCATGATGGTACACCGTTCACATCAAAAGATGTAAAATTTACATACGAGCTTGCAAAGCAAATACCAGAGATTTCATACAGCCCAATTTGGACATGGCTTGCAAAGATAGACACTCCTGATGATTACACCGTGATTTTCACATTCTCTTCACCAAGGTACCACGAATGGAATTATAACATCTATCAAACTCCGATCATACCACAACATATTTGGTCAAAAAAATCTAAAGAGGACATTCTTAGCGGTGCAAATGAAAAGGCAATAGGTACCGGTGCATATCTTTTCGAAACGTACAGTGATGACAGAATGATTTATCTGAGAAACGAAAATTGGTGGGGTAACAAGGTGTTCGGCCAACCAAAACCAAAAAGAATAGTCTATTTAAGAGTTTTGAGTAACAACGTTGCCTTGGGTATGATAATGAAAGGTGAACTTGACATATCCAATTTCTTCCTACCAGGAGTTCCAACGCTGAAGAAAACATATTCTGACATTCACACTTGGTTTGAAAAGGAACCCTACATGTTATCTGACAACGTTGCTTATTTGTTTATCAATACAACCAAAAAACCTTTAAACGATCCTAACCTTAGGAGAGCTATAGCATTTGCCATTGATCCAAGTGTTATTGCAAGGACTGTATTCGAAGGACAAGTTGTTCCTTCCAATCCTGTTGGTTTCTTACCGATCAAAGGTTGGATGAAATACTATCCAGAGAATGCTGCAAAACAATTTGGATTTAAGTATGACCCAAAAACTGCTAGAGACTTGCTTGACAAGGCTGGTTATAAAGACGTGAATAAGGATGGTTACAGAGAAGCGCCAGATGGGAGCAGGTTCAAAGTAGAAATCATCGTTCCGTTTGGTTGGACAGACTGGATGGAATCGATAAAATTAATAGCATCACAACTCAGGCAAGTTGGAATTAACGCTGAAGCGAAGTTCCCAGATTACAGCAAATACTGGGAAGATCTAACCACGGGAAAATTTGATATGGCAATTAATAACTTCAACAGTCAAATGACAGTATCACCGTGGACGATGTATAATTGGGTCTTCAATTCAAATATTAGCAGTGAGATGTACAACGGAAACTTTGGAAGGTACGTCAATCAAAAACTTTTTGAGTTGATCACACAACTTAACTCAACACCAATGGATGATGTCTCGGGTTGTAAGAGAATTGTAGAGCAAATAGCGGAAATCCATCTCAAAGAAATGCCAGCTATACCTCTCTGGTACAATGGTATGTGGTTCCAGGCAAGTACCCAGGTATGGAAAGGTTGGCCAAGCGAAAAGATGCCATACGCATATCCAGTTACATGGGGTGGCAGATGGCAAACTGGCGGAGTACTCATGCTCATTGGTTTAAAGCAATAG
- the tsaB gene encoding tRNA (adenosine(37)-N6)-threonylcarbamoyltransferase complex dimerization subunit type 1 TsaB, with the protein MKIFAIDTSTPRVVACYCDDEQKMLVELETKAKHGIQVTQIADMLNNVDFGDLDIIGVGIGPGSLTGLRVGIAFATGLGIGKKFVEINSLKLIAYNLEFYNGYVVVLRKAREGYLYGAIYKGNGNQGLIEEIEKPFIDDIESVRKKVKAYAPSLCIGDGAEFFENRLDENNYNVPSARNLLRLVEMEINAGRLVDVVEPLYLQKSIAELNFEKREQKLKGS; encoded by the coding sequence TTGAAAATTTTTGCAATCGATACATCAACACCAAGAGTTGTAGCTTGTTACTGTGATGACGAGCAGAAAATGCTTGTTGAACTTGAAACAAAGGCTAAGCATGGAATTCAAGTAACTCAGATAGCGGACATGCTTAACAATGTGGACTTCGGTGATCTTGATATAATCGGAGTTGGAATAGGTCCTGGAAGCTTAACAGGATTAAGAGTGGGAATAGCATTTGCTACAGGGCTTGGAATAGGAAAAAAATTCGTCGAAATAAACTCCTTGAAATTGATAGCTTACAATTTGGAATTTTACAATGGATACGTAGTGGTCCTAAGAAAAGCAAGAGAGGGTTACCTGTATGGAGCGATCTATAAAGGTAATGGTAATCAGGGTTTAATTGAAGAAATAGAAAAGCCTTTTATAGATGATATCGAATCAGTGAGGAAAAAGGTAAAAGCATATGCACCAAGTTTATGCATAGGTGATGGAGCAGAATTTTTTGAAAATAGATTGGATGAAAATAATTACAATGTCCCAAGTGCAAGAAATTTGTTAAGGCTCGTGGAAATGGAAATAAATGCCGGAAGGCTTGTAGATGTTGTAGAGCCATTGTATCTTCAAAAAAGCATAGCCGAGTTGAATTTTGAAAAAAGGGAGCAAAAATTAAAAGGTTCGTAA
- a CDS encoding HD-GYP domain-containing protein, whose product MSEKVTIREFFRKEIFLRLLIVLIITVFTWIGFLGIFIRNVHRTLSFQIYNQISSQVQFIEIGVKNLFETYENSILDVTYQMTNVLKNESQLNDSIVKSYINIYLSYFIPPFSEIEYEIVKNIDNQILLKEQTRTGFDISKERIYLDVFQRLNGKGIIKLRFYLPDEYIKDYLKKINLKRYDMINGIKLFDEESLKPIFQFEKERKNVFFRSTEVFTMEDELRLLNRKLVLWIDINYDSIVSPIIVLFVLTVFSVTYLIVKMGKYSNHLAKELEKVDDAICDFQGNVCGQKKESDIVEIDKTLDLLKNTYDLVCHQIEELQNSNARIEELYSEIETLSNELRDAFFDFSQRLATVVEGYEQETSKHIKRTQVLTRMMVERLELPKEYKDEIVQYSTLHDIGKIFIPHEILNKNGKLTKEEFEEVKRHTVYAKRLLAHPRFKVALNIALFHHENYDGTGYPLGLSKDEIPLEARIVKIVDVYDALRSDRPYKKAFTHEEAIEIITNGDGRVEPSHFDPRLLEIFLSLSEQIMNFYNMTNNINILI is encoded by the coding sequence TTGAGTGAAAAAGTAACGATACGTGAATTTTTTAGGAAAGAGATATTCCTAAGACTTCTTATAGTTTTGATTATCACTGTATTCACTTGGATAGGTTTTCTCGGGATTTTCATAAGAAATGTACATCGTACACTTTCATTCCAAATTTACAATCAAATTAGTAGCCAAGTCCAGTTCATTGAAATTGGTGTCAAGAATCTCTTTGAAACCTACGAGAACTCAATTTTAGATGTAACTTACCAGATGACAAACGTATTAAAAAACGAAAGCCAGTTAAACGATTCTATTGTGAAATCATATATAAACATTTATCTTTCATACTTTATTCCACCATTTAGTGAAATTGAATACGAAATAGTGAAGAACATAGATAATCAAATCTTATTAAAAGAACAAACAAGAACAGGTTTTGACATATCAAAGGAAAGAATATACCTTGATGTTTTTCAAAGATTAAATGGAAAAGGGATAATAAAATTGAGATTCTACTTGCCTGATGAGTATATAAAAGATTACTTGAAAAAAATAAATCTAAAAAGATACGATATGATAAATGGAATTAAATTGTTCGACGAAGAAAGTTTAAAACCTATTTTCCAATTCGAGAAGGAAAGAAAGAATGTCTTTTTTAGGTCAACTGAAGTCTTTACAATGGAAGATGAACTAAGATTATTGAACCGTAAACTTGTTTTATGGATTGATATTAACTACGATTCAATAGTTTCTCCTATTATAGTTTTATTTGTTCTCACTGTTTTTTCCGTTACCTATTTAATTGTCAAGATGGGCAAGTATTCAAATCATTTAGCCAAAGAATTAGAAAAAGTAGATGATGCCATATGTGATTTTCAAGGAAACGTATGCGGTCAAAAGAAAGAAAGCGACATCGTTGAAATTGATAAAACACTCGATTTGCTCAAAAACACTTACGATCTGGTTTGTCACCAAATCGAAGAACTACAAAATTCAAATGCTAGGATAGAAGAACTATACTCAGAGATTGAGACACTTTCAAATGAATTAAGAGATGCCTTCTTTGATTTCTCGCAACGACTGGCAACTGTTGTAGAAGGTTACGAACAGGAGACATCAAAGCACATAAAACGAACGCAAGTTTTAACACGGATGATGGTCGAAAGATTGGAATTGCCAAAAGAATACAAAGATGAAATAGTGCAATACTCAACTTTACATGATATAGGTAAAATATTCATTCCACACGAAATTTTAAATAAAAATGGTAAATTAACAAAAGAGGAGTTTGAAGAGGTAAAAAGACATACTGTATATGCCAAACGATTGCTTGCACATCCAAGGTTCAAAGTTGCACTTAACATAGCCTTATTTCACCATGAAAATTACGATGGAACAGGTTATCCGCTTGGTTTGTCGAAAGATGAAATACCACTTGAAGCAAGAATAGTTAAAATAGTAGACGTTTATGATGCACTTAGGAGTGATAGACCTTATAAAAAAGCCTTTACACACGAGGAAGCCATTGAGATTATTACAAATGGCGATGGACGGGTTGAACCATCACATTTTGATCCAAGATTGTTAGAGATCTTCCTGTCGCTATCTGAGCAGATTATGAATTTTTACAATATGACTAATAACATCAACATACTCATTTAG
- a CDS encoding anaerobic ribonucleoside-triphosphate reductase, translated as MSFSPDFVEEFKKTPEKLLELEGLGWQLDINKFTKHFFNNGILDSSIDSNANVRSTNVYTYFNEVVKPWSKLYSLYYVYERMKDLFGQREAEKFLKYQLYGDIYLHDAHHAAFEPYCYAYSLRLIVEKGLFFIDSIKSVPAKHLSSFIQHVIQFVMFASNQQSGAVGLPDFFVWLAYFYNKDLKAGIIPEDQKKQYLHQHFQIFTYSINQPIRGTQSPYTNFTYLDRNYIRTIFEGEKYPDGTLITDYVEDIIALQKEYWLWISQEREKQMFTFPVLTASLLYKDGKFVDEDSARFINKVNLKWQDTNWYISDSIDAVASCCRLTSSTKNLKFKIGPEKLAGMSNSIGGSDLNIGSFKVVTINLPRIALETKSKAGFMSKLKEKLSVVHRTLSAIRSIIQERIQQGVLPLYNLGLMDLNRQYGTVGINGLYEACEILGLTYEDIDGVKYTKEGEQFIFDVLNQIAKANDEAFEIYGFTFNIEQVPAEKAAVTLAQKDNLLYGTKYILYSNQWLPLTTNTDMLNRIRYSGMYDKKVSGGAILHINLDSPFRNEEEAWNMVNLVASMGVVYFAFNQKINVCEDGHAFYGMRCPMCGKHKVDEFIRIVGYLVPVKSFNKTRQNEEYPKRVFYRVN; from the coding sequence ATGAGTTTTTCTCCTGATTTTGTTGAAGAGTTCAAAAAGACTCCAGAGAAGCTTTTAGAACTCGAAGGTCTAGGTTGGCAGCTTGATATTAATAAATTCACAAAGCACTTTTTCAACAACGGCATACTGGATTCATCGATAGATTCAAACGCAAATGTTAGAAGCACAAACGTTTATACTTATTTCAATGAAGTTGTAAAACCATGGTCTAAGTTGTATTCGCTTTACTATGTTTACGAGAGAATGAAAGATTTATTTGGACAGCGAGAGGCAGAAAAATTTTTAAAATACCAGCTTTATGGCGATATATATCTGCACGATGCGCATCACGCTGCATTCGAACCATATTGCTATGCTTATTCGCTACGATTAATAGTTGAAAAAGGGTTGTTTTTTATCGATAGCATCAAATCGGTGCCTGCAAAGCATCTTTCTTCGTTTATACAACATGTAATACAGTTTGTAATGTTTGCCTCCAACCAGCAATCAGGGGCAGTTGGTTTACCTGACTTTTTTGTCTGGCTTGCTTATTTTTACAATAAAGATCTGAAGGCTGGAATTATTCCGGAAGATCAGAAAAAACAATATCTCCATCAGCATTTCCAGATATTCACATATTCTATCAATCAACCTATCCGTGGTACTCAGTCACCTTATACAAATTTTACGTATCTTGACAGAAATTACATTAGAACTATCTTTGAGGGTGAGAAATATCCGGATGGAACACTTATAACTGATTACGTGGAAGATATAATTGCACTACAAAAAGAATACTGGCTTTGGATCAGTCAGGAAAGGGAAAAGCAGATGTTCACATTTCCAGTTCTGACAGCTTCGCTTTTGTATAAAGATGGAAAGTTCGTTGATGAAGATAGTGCAAGGTTTATAAACAAAGTTAATTTGAAATGGCAGGATACAAATTGGTATATTTCAGATAGTATAGATGCTGTGGCATCGTGTTGTAGACTAACAAGTTCAACAAAAAATCTCAAATTCAAAATAGGACCTGAGAAATTGGCTGGTATGTCTAATTCTATTGGAGGTTCTGACTTAAACATTGGTTCATTCAAAGTCGTGACGATAAATCTTCCTAGAATTGCATTAGAGACTAAATCAAAAGCTGGGTTTATGAGCAAGCTCAAGGAAAAACTAAGTGTCGTTCATAGAACACTTTCGGCAATAAGAAGTATAATTCAAGAAAGGATTCAGCAAGGTGTATTGCCGTTGTACAATTTGGGGTTGATGGATTTGAATCGCCAATATGGCACAGTTGGTATAAACGGCTTATACGAGGCGTGTGAGATTCTTGGATTAACATATGAAGATATAGATGGCGTTAAGTACACAAAAGAAGGTGAGCAGTTTATTTTCGATGTGCTTAATCAAATTGCCAAAGCAAACGATGAAGCCTTTGAGATATACGGATTCACATTCAATATTGAGCAAGTACCAGCAGAGAAAGCAGCAGTAACACTAGCACAAAAGGATAATTTACTGTATGGCACCAAATACATCTTGTATTCCAATCAGTGGTTGCCACTAACAACTAATACAGATATGTTGAACAGAATACGATACTCAGGTATGTACGATAAAAAAGTTTCAGGAGGAGCAATATTGCACATAAATTTAGACTCACCTTTTAGGAACGAAGAAGAAGCATGGAATATGGTGAATCTTGTCGCAAGTATGGGGGTTGTTTATTTTGCTTTTAATCAGAAGATAAATGTATGTGAAGATGGGCATGCCTTTTATGGTATGAGATGTCCAATGTGTGGCAAACACAAAGTAGATGAATTCATCAGGATAGTTGGTTACTTAGTGCCAGTAAAGTCATTTAACAAGACAAGGCAAAACGAAGAATATCCAAAAAGAGTGTTTTATCGGGTAAATTAA
- a CDS encoding radical SAM protein, with amino-acid sequence MVFSELGNSFGLIRSVRVTYGDHPNLPSISVYFQGCDAIPKCIGCHNPETWKFDNTYKVEFSHLLKILDRKIEQLLISHKVISLALLGGEPLTKINREIAYLLARFVKEKYGESVRTILYTWRSFKELLYLDIPLDYFDEFVLGKYVKEYDTGSFPASKNQVYITKDRLLPILQGLTEWGEKVCQNY; translated from the coding sequence ATGGTATTTTCAGAGCTTGGTAACTCTTTTGGGCTTATCAGAAGTGTGAGGGTGACTTATGGAGATCATCCAAATTTACCTTCGATTAGCGTTTATTTCCAAGGTTGTGATGCTATTCCTAAGTGCATTGGTTGTCACAACCCTGAAACTTGGAAATTTGATAATACTTACAAAGTTGAATTTTCTCATCTTCTAAAAATTTTGGATAGAAAAATTGAGCAGCTGTTAATTTCACACAAAGTTATATCCCTTGCCTTGCTCGGGGGTGAACCTTTGACAAAAATAAATAGAGAAATAGCATATTTGCTTGCAAGGTTTGTAAAAGAGAAATATGGAGAGAGTGTAAGGACTATATTGTATACTTGGAGAAGTTTCAAAGAGCTACTTTATTTAGACATTCCTTTGGATTATTTTGATGAGTTCGTACTTGGAAAGTATGTCAAAGAATATGATACAGGTTCATTTCCTGCATCAAAAAATCAAGTTTACATAACAAAAGATAGGCTGCTTCCAATATTGCAAGGTTTGACGGAATGGGGGGAGAAAGTATGTCAGAATTATTAA
- the mutS gene encoding DNA mismatch repair protein MutS: MNHLNQELFSTRNFKVTPMMKQYLDIKEKYKDAILLFRLGDFYEAFFDDALTVSKVLNIVLTKRQDAPMAGIPYHALENYLKKLVDSGFKVAICEQMEDPALAKGIVKREVTRVVTPGTLIEDELLTTESNYMMSLYASENDIQCILTDTSTGEVIVKKLDNVNEIADFIQTHKISQIICPEDFYNDILSVARSFGIFVDKLDEWYYTNEEQTIKEAYGVVSIEHFELGKAAKPLSATIKYLNYTLNKNAKLKFPKILEESIYMNLDSATVENLSLIPGDKGKNLYDVLNRTKTPMGSRLLKWVILHPLKDKNEIEKRLWYVEAFFEDTLLTNEIREYLDGIYDIERIINRLEYDSAKPKDLISLKNTLEVLQPIRDALSTNEKLLPIADSIPNVDDLRLKIENTLYQEIEGELGEGKIIRHGVSKELDEYRELLYHANEKLKNFEEKEKHKTGIQKLKVSFNNVFGYYIEIPKGQAKLAPESYTRIQTLVNAERFTTAELKDFEQKILAAKEKVDILEKMIFKNLCDEIKQYTQELRKLAELISWIDVYSNFAYVSRLYNYVKPEISDEEFKVLRGRHPVVERFVEEFVPNDIYMDSTLRMFILTGPNMSGKSTYIRQVGLIALMTQIGCFVPADFAKIPIFDRIFTRMGARDDISTGKSTFLTEMNEVALILAKATKNSLVLLDEVGRGTSTFDGISIAWAMSEYIYNEIKCKTIFATHFTELTELSEGYNGIKNLTVDVKETTDGVIFLHKVIEGVADRSYGIEVAAIAGLPESIIERAKEILNIIVEKSDIEKKVGILKEGQMKKIKSTRKSIPEGQMKLF; this comes from the coding sequence ATGAACCATTTGAATCAAGAATTGTTCAGTACCAGAAATTTTAAAGTTACACCTATGATGAAGCAATATCTCGATATTAAAGAAAAATACAAAGACGCTATTTTACTATTTAGACTCGGGGATTTCTACGAAGCTTTTTTTGATGATGCATTGACAGTTTCGAAAGTGCTAAACATTGTCTTGACCAAACGTCAGGATGCTCCAATGGCCGGCATACCTTATCATGCACTTGAGAATTATCTTAAAAAATTAGTTGATTCAGGATTTAAGGTTGCCATATGCGAACAAATGGAAGATCCTGCTCTTGCAAAAGGTATTGTGAAAAGAGAAGTGACAAGGGTTGTTACACCTGGAACACTAATTGAAGATGAACTACTTACTACAGAAAGTAATTATATGATGTCGTTGTACGCAAGTGAAAATGATATCCAATGTATTTTGACTGATACCTCGACTGGAGAAGTAATTGTCAAGAAACTGGACAATGTAAATGAGATAGCTGATTTTATTCAAACACATAAGATTTCGCAGATAATTTGTCCGGAGGATTTTTACAACGATATTCTTAGTGTTGCACGCAGCTTTGGGATTTTCGTTGACAAGCTTGATGAATGGTATTACACAAATGAAGAACAAACGATTAAAGAGGCGTACGGTGTTGTTTCGATAGAACATTTTGAACTTGGAAAGGCGGCTAAACCTCTCAGTGCCACTATAAAGTATCTAAATTATACTCTTAATAAGAATGCAAAGTTAAAATTTCCGAAGATTCTTGAAGAATCTATATACATGAATCTTGATTCAGCGACTGTTGAGAATTTATCACTTATTCCAGGTGATAAAGGTAAGAACCTTTATGACGTTTTGAATAGGACAAAAACCCCTATGGGAAGTAGATTGCTGAAATGGGTAATACTGCATCCATTGAAAGATAAAAACGAAATAGAAAAGCGTTTGTGGTATGTAGAGGCATTTTTTGAAGATACTTTATTAACAAACGAAATAAGGGAATACCTCGATGGGATATATGATATCGAACGTATAATAAACAGACTCGAATACGACAGCGCAAAACCAAAAGATTTAATTAGTTTGAAAAATACTCTTGAGGTTCTGCAACCAATAAGGGATGCCCTTTCTACAAATGAAAAACTTTTGCCTATAGCCGATTCTATTCCAAACGTGGACGATCTGAGATTAAAGATAGAGAATACGTTATACCAAGAGATTGAAGGTGAACTTGGTGAAGGTAAGATAATACGGCATGGTGTTTCAAAAGAACTTGACGAATATAGAGAGTTATTATATCACGCAAACGAGAAGCTGAAAAATTTTGAGGAGAAAGAAAAGCACAAAACAGGTATCCAGAAGCTTAAAGTAAGTTTTAACAACGTCTTTGGATATTACATAGAAATCCCAAAAGGACAAGCAAAACTTGCTCCGGAAAGCTATACAAGAATTCAAACTCTTGTGAACGCGGAAAGATTCACAACAGCCGAACTAAAAGATTTTGAACAAAAAATCCTTGCAGCAAAGGAAAAAGTCGATATATTAGAAAAAATGATATTCAAAAATCTGTGCGATGAAATAAAACAGTATACTCAAGAGTTAAGAAAATTGGCTGAATTAATAAGTTGGATTGACGTATATTCCAACTTTGCGTACGTATCGAGGTTATACAATTACGTTAAACCAGAGATTTCCGACGAAGAATTCAAAGTATTACGAGGTAGACATCCTGTTGTTGAAAGATTCGTAGAAGAATTTGTACCAAATGACATATACATGGATAGTACTTTACGCATGTTCATTTTAACAGGACCAAACATGAGCGGTAAAAGCACATATATAAGACAAGTTGGACTCATTGCATTAATGACTCAGATAGGCTGTTTCGTTCCAGCAGATTTTGCAAAAATCCCGATCTTTGATAGGATATTCACACGCATGGGGGCAAGAGATGATATTTCAACAGGCAAGAGCACTTTTCTTACCGAAATGAATGAAGTAGCCTTAATACTTGCAAAAGCTACGAAAAACAGCTTAGTTTTACTTGACGAGGTTGGTAGAGGTACAAGTACTTTCGACGGTATAAGTATCGCATGGGCAATGAGTGAGTATATTTACAACGAAATTAAGTGTAAGACGATATTCGCAACGCATTTCACAGAACTCACAGAGCTTTCTGAAGGATACAACGGAATAAAAAATTTAACAGTAGATGTAAAGGAAACAACCGATGGCGTAATCTTTTTGCATAAAGTCATTGAAGGAGTAGCTGATAGAAGCTATGGAATTGAAGTAGCAGCTATCGCTGGATTGCCAGAAAGTATAATAGAAAGAGCAAAGGAGATATTGAATATAATTGTAGAAAAAAGCGATATTGAGAAGAAAGTTGGTATATTAAAAGAAGGACAGATGAAAAAAATAAAGTCAACAAGAAAAAGTATTCCAGAAGGTCAAATGAAACTTTTCTAA